A single window of Sphaerodactylus townsendi isolate TG3544 linkage group LG03, MPM_Stown_v2.3, whole genome shotgun sequence DNA harbors:
- the NXPH4 gene encoding neurexophilin-4 isoform X1, whose amino-acid sequence MKVLGWVRLVLSQWLVQKVVCVEGHMTKTLNYLEMSPSSVLKPGSYGTALKPHPLSPTRIFPGEPSKAKVDPYGGALNPWDWSKNQTAMEHFNQRAKRKPSLKAGRTKKIFGWGDFYFNIKTLKFSLLVTGKIVDHINGTFSVYFRHNSSSLGNVSVSIVPPTKVVEFDVLVPSIQTQHLHPQQSTLADPKESKTFNCHVEYEKTNRARKNKPCLYDPSKICFTEHTQSHAAWLCAKPFKVICIFISFFSIDYKLVQKVCPDYNFQNENPYFG is encoded by the coding sequence gTTGTATGTGTGGAAGGCCATATGACCAAGACCCTGAACTACCTGGAGATGAGTCCCTCTAGCGTCTTGAAACCTGGGTCATATGGCACTGCTTTGAAACCTCACCCGCTCAGCCCTACTCGGATATTTCCTGGTGAGCCGTCCAAAGCCAAGGTGGACCCATACGGCGGTGCCCTGAATCCATGGGACTGGAGTAAGAACCAGACAGCCATGGAGCACTTCAACCAGCGAGCCAAGAGGAAGCCCTCTTTGAAAGCTGGACGTACCAAGAAGATCTTTGGCTGGGGGGACTTCTATTTCAACATTAAGACTCTCAAATTTAGCCTGCTGGTGACAGGCAAGATTGTGGATCACATTAATGGCACCTTCAGCGTCTACTTCCGGCACAACTCCTCCAGTTTGGGCAATGTTTCCGTGAGCATTGTGCCCCCCACCAAGGTGGTGGAGTTTGATGTCTTGGTTCCTTCTATCCAAACCCAACATCTCCACCCCCAGCAGTCTACCTTAGCCGATCCCAAGGAATCCAAGACCTTCAACTGCCACGTGGAGTACGAGAAGACCAACCGGGCACGCAAGAACAAACCCTGCCTCTACGACCCTTCCAAAATCTGCTTCACTGAGCACACGCAGAGCCACGCGGCCTGGCTCTGCGCCAAGCCTTTCAAAGTCATCTGCATTTTCATCTCGTTCTTCAGCATTGACTACAAGCTGGTTCAGAAGGTCTGTCCAGATTACAACTTCCAGAATGAGAATCCCTATTTTGGCTGA
- the NXPH4 gene encoding neurexophilin-4 isoform X2: MTKTLNYLEMSPSSVLKPGSYGTALKPHPLSPTRIFPGEPSKAKVDPYGGALNPWDWSKNQTAMEHFNQRAKRKPSLKAGRTKKIFGWGDFYFNIKTLKFSLLVTGKIVDHINGTFSVYFRHNSSSLGNVSVSIVPPTKVVEFDVLVPSIQTQHLHPQQSTLADPKESKTFNCHVEYEKTNRARKNKPCLYDPSKICFTEHTQSHAAWLCAKPFKVICIFISFFSIDYKLVQKVCPDYNFQNENPYFG, from the coding sequence ATGACCAAGACCCTGAACTACCTGGAGATGAGTCCCTCTAGCGTCTTGAAACCTGGGTCATATGGCACTGCTTTGAAACCTCACCCGCTCAGCCCTACTCGGATATTTCCTGGTGAGCCGTCCAAAGCCAAGGTGGACCCATACGGCGGTGCCCTGAATCCATGGGACTGGAGTAAGAACCAGACAGCCATGGAGCACTTCAACCAGCGAGCCAAGAGGAAGCCCTCTTTGAAAGCTGGACGTACCAAGAAGATCTTTGGCTGGGGGGACTTCTATTTCAACATTAAGACTCTCAAATTTAGCCTGCTGGTGACAGGCAAGATTGTGGATCACATTAATGGCACCTTCAGCGTCTACTTCCGGCACAACTCCTCCAGTTTGGGCAATGTTTCCGTGAGCATTGTGCCCCCCACCAAGGTGGTGGAGTTTGATGTCTTGGTTCCTTCTATCCAAACCCAACATCTCCACCCCCAGCAGTCTACCTTAGCCGATCCCAAGGAATCCAAGACCTTCAACTGCCACGTGGAGTACGAGAAGACCAACCGGGCACGCAAGAACAAACCCTGCCTCTACGACCCTTCCAAAATCTGCTTCACTGAGCACACGCAGAGCCACGCGGCCTGGCTCTGCGCCAAGCCTTTCAAAGTCATCTGCATTTTCATCTCGTTCTTCAGCATTGACTACAAGCTGGTTCAGAAGGTCTGTCCAGATTACAACTTCCAGAATGAGAATCCCTATTTTGGCTGA